In Amphiprion ocellaris isolate individual 3 ecotype Okinawa chromosome 2, ASM2253959v1, whole genome shotgun sequence, the genomic stretch TTTGTGTGTATGTAGTAGAAAAAGTGGTGTTTCTGTAATACCTCCAcagtaaaatgaacacaattaaCTTATTCACATGTTGGCAAACTGtagagctttatttttttttatagaaaaacAACTGGTTCTTGACTAAAATAGATTTAAGTGAACAGATGATGTTGAAATATGGATGGgacatgttgaataaaattTCTCCTGCTGAATGCTTAGCTGAACCCGTTGTTGGGAGGAGCCAGGGCTAAAGTCTGCACCGATTATCTTAAAATTTGCAAGGGTTTGTGTAGCAATATTCTTAATATTAAAAGGCTCAATTTGTTTGGACTTGTTCAGTGTCAAGTGGTCCAACACTGAAATCTTAGAGCAAATTTGGCAGCAGCCAGATTAGCGTGAGAAGGGACACAATGGAATGAACAGGAAAATTCTTCAGAATTTATTtcaactgtgttgttttttttccttgttccTTAATTTTATTTGGAAAGATACACCTTAAAATTGAGAACCTAACTTCACAGAGTATGGGGCTCCAGACTGCAACTAAAGTAGTCACACATGCAATCATTTTCAGAGTATGTGAGGTAAAACTTCACATGGCTGCATTTGTGAGTGCATGGCGATCATTAGCCTGTTTTCATGTCCCTCCAGCTGGCATGGATAGATGCTGCTCTAGCTGTTGTGGTTGAAAGTTGTACTTTATCTTCTTCACTGGCTCTGCTAACCTCTCCCTGCCTCACACATAAAGCAATCAGGGTAGCTGTTGCTGTGTTCCACAGATGAAGTGGCCTGtaactgtacattttaaaagaaacaaaaaagtgagaGGTTTCCAGTCGTGTACTTAGATAATCAGGAAGgatagttgttgtttttaaggaTGCACTCTCTTCTTAAATTTATGAgtcataacatttttttttttttaatgactttgattttgaaaaaaaaaatgaccaatagGTAATTATCTTGATGGACTTTGACAATTAATCCTTTTGCTGAATGAATCATCTCACTAATGGAATATGCTGTCAGATTAGAGCACTGGCTCTGTGCAGTTCCAACATGTTCCATGCAGCAGTGTGTTGGTTTGTATGTACAGTGATTTTTGAGTATTATTTTAACACCTTCCACcgctaaaaaacagaaatgtttttttttccaggctgTGCTTAAGTCACCTATGCCAAGTCGTCTTATTGCTCCTGCACCAGCTTCCAACCAGGCTCATATTCCCATACCCCCCAAGGTGCCTAGTCACATTACTGTCACCATAGAGAGCAGTATTGCTACGACCCCATCTATCCCTGTGGCAACCATCAGTGGTCAGCAGGTGAGAGCACTGTACATAAGCTGTTAAGGCCTGTTCATCTTCTGTATCTCAGTATATGCTGACGGATGCATAGCTTGAAAGCAGATGTGCATGCAGTTTTATTCACAGTACAATAAAGTACAAGCAAGTCACATTGCCCCTCTTgtcaaacacacaagaaaacacacagagctcCTGTGGTTATTTCTAAAGggctgtgactttgcacttttaCAGGGTAAAGCAGCTAGTTACAGACTGGGCTGTAGGACCATGTCagtgtgattattcctgagatGTGCTGAGCACAGTGGCTAGACATAGCACAAGATTTCTGGATAGTTTAGAGCTTCACAGGTTTTGGGCTCAATTAGTAGAGAACATGGACAAATCAAAACTCCTCTGAAGGCCAGCAGCAACTACTTCAATTAAATATCTTTTAATGATGAAATATGAAGGTGTGGATGTCGGAAAATCTCTTCACACAACTTATCCTCatgacaaacatttgttttgaGCACTGTTTGTTCTCTTGGCACATGCGCAGTCGGCACACTTGCAGTGCGTATCTACCACACTGTCACAAATTTATGACTACCCACGGTGGTCTCCAAAGAGGTCCATGCAGACTCTTGCAGACTTGGGTGGATGACAGATTTTACTCACACAGACCCTTGTGGAGACAGAAAGCATGATTGCCCTTAAGTgtatgttgtttgtctttttcctgCTGATTACTAAAGACATGGGCTGCTTTTTATGGTGTTTCAGGGTCACTCCAGCAACTTACATCACCTGATGCCAGCTAACATCCAGATCATTAGGGGCAGTGCCCCTGCACTGCAGATCGGGACCCCTGCAGTTCCTCCCCAGACCTTCACGTCCCATCTACCCAGAGGTATGCATGAAGTAATCAGAAAAGTATGCTGgacttgctgtttgtttttccttgaaACAGGAGCCCATTCTCTACACACTTGTCGGAGCCCATGTTGATCAGGGTGTTCTTCCTGTAGgggctgctgcagcagctgttatGTCCAGCTCCAAAACCGTCTTGCGACCAGCCACTGGAGCAAGTGCAGGCCCTGGCCAGCCCACAGTGCAGCACATCATCCACCAGACCATTCAGGTGCTCTGAAGTACTTTAACATAAAGAAGTCTGAACGCTGTGTTGGACATTTAGAAACATTGTGTGAAACAGTGTCGTGTCCTTCTGTCTCCAGTCCCGACCTGCTGTAACAACCTCTACAGCTGTGCTTCCAACTGTGGTGGCTCCTATCTCAGCAACTAGAACTCAGTCCCCAGTCATCAGTCCGACAGCCACACACTCTGCAGAGGTGGCACATGGGTAAGTAGCAATATAGATGTTGGCATTGACTCTAAATCaattttttgattgatttagaGAGGCTTGAAAATCTTGTGTGTTGCGCTGCACTTATTAATGGATTCATTGTCAACTATCATATTAACTACTATGAGAATCAGTTATTGAGTTTGAGGGAtttcataagaaaaaaaatcctgcaactCTGTGATCAAGCTTCttcaatttaaatgttttcaggtttctttcctcctaTGATAGCAAAGTGAATGTCTTTAGGTTGTGGCTATAACAAGTCATTTTAGGATGGCATCTTGGGCTTTGAAAAACACCGATCAAGGTTTTTTTCAGCCTCAACAGCTAATTTATCAATCACCAGATTATATGaaacctatatatatatgtaccaTTTGAGATGAGGATGCACTCTGATCTTTTATAAGAGCTGTGCATGGTATGTCGTATTAATAAGGTCATTCATTGGAGTTTTTGACTCTTTCAGGCGTCCAGGACTGACCATTCACCCCCCTCCAGCCACTGTTAGTATTCAGAGGCCTCAGACATCTCGTGACACCGCTACACGCATAACTCTGCCATCACACCCTGCGATTGGAGCTCAAAAGCCTCAGCCTCCTCACACCATGGCACAGGTCACTGTTCTGTGATGAGACCCCGCAAAAACACTATACAGTAATTTTATACAATGactaaaataatttttgttttttttctgcaccttACAGAAGCCCATCTTCAGTACTGTAACACCAGTAGCTGCTGCAACTGTGGCACCAATTGTTGCCACTAACACTGTGCCATCAACAACCGCAATCGGTAATTATTTTTGGTGCATTTATACCGTATCAGCTCTTCAGAAAactctgtaatttaaaaaaaaaaaaaaaagatgcagtttGGGCACACAGATAttgataattttgttttatcCCATGTCCAGGCACTGTGCCACACACCCAAATGACCAGTAACACTATTGTCACCATGACGATGGCCTCACACTCCTCTCATGCTACAGCAGTGACCACCTCTGCCATCCCTGTTGGTGAGTTggtgcttttgtcattttcattttaaaaatagagatGCTGCATGCATTTTCTTCACCTTGATCATTTTGTCCAACATCCAATTTTTGTTAACCGTCCTCTGGTGGTGTTCACAGCTAAAGTGGTCCCTCAGCCCATTGCGCACTCTTCATCCCGTGTGCAACCTGACTACCCAGGAGAGCGAGCCAACCTCATCCCCATCCCAGGACACAGGTCGTCTCCTAACCCCGTCACCATGGAACCTAGAAGTGACAACAGGTGTGCACACAGATGGTGACTTTTAGTGACTTACTGATACAGTTgtgagaattaaagaattaaatgcAACCCCAGCAGCTCTTTTTCAAAAGCTAACtcacttttactttttatttcatggacttgtaaatataaaaaatctgaatctgtgcaCATTTTAGCCGCCTGCTCAACTGATGCACTCTGTGGTAATGTCTGAACtggaatttttttgtatttccaaTTTGATGTCCATGAAGAATTTATTCTATGTGTGACACCAACATACTGGATGAATTACTTACAGACAACATGCTGCGCCTCATTTGGGTTCATGTCAGCAGTGACAGTGAAAACAACACGCTGTAAGCAATGCGACAAAGTTTGCGTTCACTCTGGGTCTATTTTTAGGCAAAACTGTTTTAATGTAGCCTGAAACATCAGATGGAGCGAGGAATGTGTTGTTGTCTATTACAAGACACCCTGTTACCGGCATTAAAGTTAGTTTTTACTGTAAGGGGAGTGTTTTCTACTGTTTCAGGcttttcttcattattttgcACAGAGATCGGTCCATAATGAAAAATGCAGAGTTTAAAAACCtcagtttgtttgtcttttagtcAGCAGAGgtgcacacacactgagcacTGCAACATCACCAATCAGTGATTTCATATGGGctattttgcttcttttgcttTACTTGCACATCACATCTGTTATACACAAAAAATGTCTGTCCAAAATGTACATTCCAATACATTAatgtgatgaaaacaaaaatcaaatcttataataataataataataatattctcaTCTGACTAAATGTTATTCACGGTTTTCAAAAACATGAGTTGACCTACTGGTGTTCTATTTGTCGCCCACAGCCAGCAGGTTCCTCTATGTGATGTACATGTTTATTTGTATATAAAGCAGAGAAGTGAGATCCAATAACAAGTAGTTATTTGAGATGCATGCGGGGACACATTCTAATGCCAGATGGGAACTGACGTGCTTAAAGAGCAGTACGCTTGTGATCAGGTCACCCAGGACGCATGTTACTGAAAGGTGTGAGCAGGGAGTCTGTCAGCACCCCACATTTGGAAGATACTGGTTCTTGCAAAACAGTTCTTGAAGGCAGCTAAAAGTCAACCACCACTGCTCCCACATCACTTAAACCCCCCTGCTGctcttttgcagttttgtgggGGTTCAGCATCTTAGGTTGTGCTTAAATCAGTGACTTGATGATGCAAGAAGTTGAAAAGTCAGACAGTGACCAGTTAAATCACAACTCATCCTCATGGCAATCTCTCTAGTAGCTGAAGAGTCATTTATAGTTTAGACTGACCAACACTTGACATCCCTCGTGTCATCCAGCTAATGAGCCTATAGtaatatatgaaaaataacttgttttATTAAGCAATTTCgattatgtttttacaaatagaTTTCATTTTCCATGAAGAAAAAATGCAGAAGGTGATGCAGAAATTTACGGATCTGGAGAATATTAAAATTAGCAATGGTGATGATTGTTATTTTGTGATTGTTATATTGAGAAAACGATCTAATCTAAATCTCTGTTGGTGAAGTTTTTTTGCCCCAGTGGTACAGATACATTTTCAAACGTGGATTAATCTTGTgttattattctattttttcatttttaggcCTTCTGTGCCAGTGCAGTTCCAGTATTTCTTGCCAACCTATTCCTCGTCGTACCCTTTGACACACACCTACACCCCCATCAGCAGCTCTGTGTCCACCATCCGTCAGTATCCTGGTAAGCATCAGTCAGTGCTGTTTTACTGACAGTGTAATGTGGATTTACCAAGCGTGAATTGtgacaaatctgttttttattccCTCTCTAAGTTACTCCTCAAGCTCCGAGTTCAGCACTACCAACTCAGGCTGGAGTGGGCGTGGCCACCACTGTCCATCTAAACCACATGCAGCTGATGGCAGTGGATCGGATCGGTCTGCCCTCTGCACAGATCAGCACCCAGGGGATCCAGCCGGCACCAATCGCTGCGCAGGGCATTCAGCCGGCACCGATAGGAGTTCAGGGCCTGCACACGTCTGCTTCAATCACCACACAGGGGATACAGCAGACACCGAATGTCACcccgcagcagcagcaacaaccacaGTCTGAAGCAAAACCCGGTAGTTACTGAACTTGTatattcacagtaaaaaaaaaaaccaaaacaaaacatggtgTTGATGAAAACTTACTTACTCTGGGCTGTTTgcaatgcatgtttttttcaacGCAGGAGTTGTTTTGGCTGACGGCTTTGTAGCCAGCCCCATCAGCAGCACATTCAGCACAACCCAGCCAGTAGCCACCATGGTGCAGGCACACACCCAGGGAGGAGTCGGAGGAGCTCCTACACTGGTCTCCTCCCCGAGACCCAGCATCCTCCGCAAGAAGCCTGCTAATGAAGGGTGAGTATCATACTGGCGCAGGAAGCAGTGGGCCTTATGTAAGAATATTTCCATGTTCTTCTTGTAAATCTCTTTTAGACTTGCTTGTATCAGGTACATTTTCTTAACTGTACTAAAGTTACAACTTGATTAATATCACCTGCACACAAATGggtgtttgttttgtgacatGGTTATTTGCGTAAACAAGATCAATTATAAATTGCTATCATGATCCCGATCTGGTTAAATTTACCAGCATGCTGTGGGCAAACAGCAGGCTGGATCAGAAATAGAGCAGCCAGGATTGTAAGAGCTAACATGCTATTTACATTAATTTGCAAACGTGTTAATTATACAGCATTCATTTTAActtttgtcactgtgtttgCATTCACTGTAACCAAACAGCATCCATCCTTCCTTGTGctccttgtgtttttattcttttgaatgcaaaacaacaacataaacagtATTTTCTTAATAAGAAGTTAGTCCCACCCTGTTTCTCTGAGTGGTTTGACACTTTCAATTCTGCATGTTTCAAGTTCAATAAGATTAAGTCCTCACAAAGTGAAGGAGGTGGATCAGGAAGGAACCAGGAAGTTTCTCGTTCCATATAGAAATAAATTTCATCTGACTGTGCCATAACAAGTTTTTCTTCCCTAAAATTCATCCAAGTCTAAAAAGTAGAATTTGACACAGACATTAGCAAACAAAAGCATAAGAAATGAGTAATTTTAGTGGACATGATGTCTACGGATGGAGTgaagccaaaaaaaatcttaattgaATGAAGTTCTACCTACTCTACAATCTTTTGACTGATCAAAGCTGTGTGTTATCTCTAAATTAACTATACTGGCCACAGGACATGTAGTGTACCCAGCCTATTAGCCTAATTGactcaaaaatatacatatgaAGCTAGTTTTAGCAGCATATAATTCATATTAACCTGATTAATTTATATGGAAATTGTAACAAGGGTTAAAGGGACTTGACAGACAGAGATAGATGAGTGAATATTGTATACCAGAGACCcataatgttttaaattttctatggttctttattgtcactgttataAAAACAAGAATCACAGCATCTCCAGCACCGAAAGAAATAGGCtataataaaatcaataaaattaaagCGCtcatagaaaaatagaaatctaaaatgctaaaaatatcagATAAATACTTTTTACAGAGCACATTGCATAACGTGAGTCAGTCGCAGTACAGTGGCGGTGAGTGGCAATGTGGTGGATCCTAGATCAAGTCTGTGCCGTGGTGGGGGTGAGGGGTGGGACGCTGTTATTGAGGAGTCTTGTGGAAAGAAGCTGTTGGCCGTTCTGGAAGTTTTTGCTCGGATGGATCTGAACCTTCTCCCTGATGGTAGCAGTTGAAACAGATGGTGGGCAGGGTGTGAGGAGTCTCTGATGATTGGGTGTGCGTGTTGCAGGAAG encodes the following:
- the sap130a gene encoding histone deacetylase complex subunit SAP130a; this translates as MSSQQFPRHGLPASSGGAPQIPAAGNLVPVNQPSNAPDGDSNRDADHGPQDHPPAGGGGTLAFRDDKQETMVVRPYPQVQTHGQPQAAPQTVPIQPGTSVTVPTPSVHLPQGQPAVLTEGQMKAVLKSPMPSRLIAPAPASNQAHIPIPPKVPSHITVTIESSIATTPSIPVATISGQQGHSSNLHHLMPANIQIIRGSAPALQIGTPAVPPQTFTSHLPRGAAAAAVMSSSKTVLRPATGASAGPGQPTVQHIIHQTIQSRPAVTTSTAVLPTVVAPISATRTQSPVISPTATHSAEVAHGRPGLTIHPPPATVSIQRPQTSRDTATRITLPSHPAIGAQKPQPPHTMAQKPIFSTVTPVAAATVAPIVATNTVPSTTAIGTVPHTQMTSNTIVTMTMASHSSHATAVTTSAIPVAKVVPQPIAHSSSRVQPDYPGERANLIPIPGHRSSPNPVTMEPRSDNRPSVPVQFQYFLPTYSSSYPLTHTYTPISSSVSTIRQYPVTPQAPSSALPTQAGVGVATTVHLNHMQLMAVDRIGLPSAQISTQGIQPAPIAAQGIQPAPIGVQGLHTSASITTQGIQQTPNVTPQQQQQPQSEAKPGVVLADGFVASPISSTFSTTQPVATMVQAHTQGGVGGAPTLVSSPRPSILRKKPANEGCVRKNLIPAQPSEPSSGRIESGVRGAGSPRPAGVKPKAEVHMAVAPPVMATVEALPSQGGEQQAVSSNTQHLAQAIPTMLATPGPVPPSQPSTVLSSLPAAMAVTPPVPASMANTVASPTQPAASSTAACAASSTCPDVKIKQEVEAMDTSQPDPNANMSAAPALTTQASTLNTPATGDLIPGASPRKKPRKQQHVISTEESEMVETNSTDEEKAPGRPITGRAERRESPPREYVDEEGVRYVPVRPRPPVTLLRHYRNPWKAAYHHFQRYSDIRVKEEKKGTLQDMANQRGVACRAQGWKIHLCAAQLRQLSNLEHDVYSRLSTLQEGLIPKKRAGADDDLHRINELIQGNMQRCKLVMDQVTEARDTMMKVLDHKEKVLKLLNKNGAVKKSSKLKRKERA